One stretch of Zonotrichia leucophrys gambelii isolate GWCS_2022_RI chromosome 13, RI_Zleu_2.0, whole genome shotgun sequence DNA includes these proteins:
- the LOC135453521 gene encoding merozoite surface protein 9-like, protein MSTILKWFGREDKEKEEDRKEKEEKEKEKTEGEKEKEKQKRRKKEEEKQGDGEEDRSSSSSDSDSEEDQGIAKDDEKEDKD, encoded by the exons ATGTCGACAATCCTGAAAT ggtttGGACGGGAGGAtaaggagaaagaggaggacaggaaagagaaggaagaaaaggagaaggaaaagactgagggagaaaaggagaaggagaagcagaagaggaggaagaaggaagaagaaaag cagggagatggggaggaggacaggagcagcagcagctctgacagtgACTCAGAGGAG GACCAAGGCATTGCCAAGGATGATGAGAAGGAGGACAAGGATTAG
- the LOC135453726 gene encoding LON peptidase N-terminal domain and RING finger protein 1-like: MSGPSSPPPGESPSGQPLRLDLLRCPCCRLLLWEPVTASCGHSFCKPCLGGAGPSRCPLCQERLELPGIGAARCSVVLCGILERCVPRERRLAGLAERVRHRLARGDARDALRMAQRGVELALECSSLRLCRAEALLALGQLPQALEDLDAVCRAEPGHHEAFFRKGKVLLEMGQRAEALQAWEHCLTLSPHCQLARREMEKVIMEADAPQPCTAAHLGDAHLSSAGSQVNGGSPVLPSSTQTQDQEGELAEGRGGAGCEQSQDRATLPQPEPATATESQGQGLLDNKEETANCTQPCLGESLSISDLECSLCIRMFFEPVTTPCGHTFCKECLERCLDHRPNCPLCKQSLREYLKAGRYSPTVLLQDIMLATFPTQLAERRELHRAEMAELSNLTKNIPIFVCTMSFPGISCPLHVFEPRYRLMIRRCQESGTRRFGMCIYENGKSFADYGCMLEIRQVELLADGRSLVDTIGRQRFRVLSRGHRDGYHTADIEFLEDRKVSGEELQELQCLHESTYRLAQRFCEHGDLTSRHFLMQHGPLPEKEEDIQASADGPTWCWWLISILPLDPSYQLSLFSCTSLRARLSQLQRILTALLQQPPPRPLLPERSPRRL, from the exons ATGAGCGGCCCGAGCTCCCCTCCGCCCGGGGAGAGCCCCTCCGGGCAGCCCCTGCGGCTGGACCTGCTGCGCTGCCCCTGCTGCCgcctgctcctctgggagccGGTGACCGCGTCCTGCGGTCACTCCTTCTGCAAGCCGTGCctcggcggggccggcccgTCCCGCTGCCCGCTGTGCCAGGAGCGGCTGGAGCTGCCGGGCATCGGGGCGGCGAGGTGCAGCGTGGTGCTGTGCGGGATCCTGGAGCGATGCGTGCCCCGGGAGCGGCGCCTGGCCGGGCTGGCGGAGCGCGTCCGCCACCGCCTCGCCCGCGGGGACGCGCGGGACGCGCTGAGGATGGCGCAGAGAGGGGTCGAGCTGG CCCTGGAGTGCAGCTCCCTGCGGCTGTGCCGGGCAgaggccctgctggccctggggcagctcccacAGGCTCTGGAGGACCTGGatgctgtgtgcagggctgagcctgggcaCCACGAG gCCTTCTTCAGGAAAGGGAAGGTGCTCCTGGAGATGGGGCAGAGAGCCGAAGCCCTGCAGGCGTGGGAGCACTGCCTGACACTCAGTCCCCATTGCCAGCTGGCTCggagagagatggagaag GTCATCATGGAAGCTGATGCTCCTCAGCCATGCACGGCTGCACACCTGGGTGATGCTCACCTGAGCTCAGCTGGTTCCCAGGTCAATGGAGGGAGCCCAGTCCTCCCATCTTCCACACAAACTCAG GATCaggagggagagctggcagagggccgagggggtgctgggtgtgagcagagccaggacagagccaccCTTCCCCAGCCAGAACCGGCGACGGCGACAGAGAGTCAGGGCCAGGGCCTGCTGG ATAACAAGGAGGAAACAGCAAACTGTACCCAGCCATGCCTTGGGGAGTCACTGAGCATTTCTGACTTGGAGTGCTCCCTCTGCATACG GATGTTCTTCGAGCCGGTGACAACGCCCTGTGGTCACACCTTCTGCAAGGAGTGCCTGGAACGCTGCCTGGACCACAGGCCCAACTGCCCCCTCTGCAAACAGAGCCTGAGAGAG tacctgaaggcTGGGAGGTACagccccacagtgctgctgcaggacatcATGCTGGCCACCTTCCCCACACAGCTGGCTGAGCGCCGGGAGCTGCACCGGGCAGAGATGGCAGAGCTCTCCAA CTTGACCAAGAACATCCCCATCTTTGTGTGCACGATGTCCTTCCCTGGCATCTCCTGCCCTCTGCACGTCTTCGAGCCTCGGTACCGCCTGATGATCCGGCGGTGCCAGGAGAGCGGCACCAGGAGGTTTGGCATGTGCATCTATGAGAATGGGAAAAG ctttGCTGACTATGGCTGCATGCTGGAGATCCGTcaggtggagctgctggctgacGGGAGGTCCTTGGTGGACACCATCGGCCGGCAGCGGTTCCGCGTGCTGAGCCGCGGCCACAGGGACGGCTACCACACCGCCGACATCGAGTTCCTGGAGGACAGGAag GTgtctggggaggagctgcaggagctgcagtgcctgcacGAGAGCACCTATCGGCTGGCGCAGCGGTTCTGTGAGCATGGGGACCTCACCTCCAGGCACTTCCTGATGCAGCATGGACCACTgccagagaaggaggaggacatcCAG GCTTCAGCAGACGGCCCGACGTGGTGCTGGTGGCTGATCTCCATCCTGCCCCTGGACCCGTCCTACCAGCTGAGCCTGTTCTCCTGCACGTCGCTGCGGGCGCGGCTGTCGCAGCTGCAGCGCATCCTGACGgcgctgctgcagcagcccccgccccggcccctgCTGCCCGAGCGCAGCCCCCGCCGCCTCTGA